In the Apodemus sylvaticus chromosome 3, mApoSyl1.1, whole genome shotgun sequence genome, GACCAAGTCTGTGACTACAAACCACAGGCTCCTTGGTTATAGCAGCCATTCCCCCAGAGGTTGTTCCAGGGAGCTCTTAGCCATGGAGCAGAAGGGAGGGGTGATCCCTGTGGCTGCCAGGAGAAGAGTCTGTTGGGGTTGTTGACTGGCATTAGAGTTGTTGGAAGGAAGCCAAGATTCAGTTTGGGAATTATAGGCTGGAACAGGACAAGAAGAGCTTATCAAAGGGAGACTGAGATGGCAGCACACAGCATCCTAAAGAAAGGTAAGGGCAGGTAAGAGTTACCACATTGCAGTGCAGATGGGGATCCTGGAGGAGAGAAAAGGGCATAGTTGGAGTGTGGAAAGGGAAAATATAGAGGATGGGATGCTTTAGGAAGCTCATTATTGATGTGATAGGAGCCTGTGCCTGCTCTCAGCCCAGTACACGTTTTATGATCATAGCCATCTAAACTACCTCGAAAAAGAGTGAGACTCCTGTCTCTGGGAGTATGGGAGCATCTTTTGGTAGTGAGGCTTCAGAGGACATAGATGCTCTTATAATGGTTAGGTGTAGAAGATGACTTTCGGCTCTGGAGGTCTGGTGAGTCTCTGAAGCTGCTCAGAGCAGATTGGTATGGGTATCAGTGGAGAGGTAGTCACTGTCTGAGAGGAACACTGAGAGCTTGCAGGATCTGAACTCACCATGGACACCTCAGATCCGATTCATTCCCATACAGGATGTGTGAAGGGCTAGGATTTCCTTTCAGGTAAGACTAGAGCTTGGGGCTGGGCTGGAGTTTACTCTGAAGGCAATGCCTACTTGTGGTGTTCAAACAGGCTATGGTTTTTGAGCAGCCAGACAAGGAGTGCTCCTATGGAAGAGACATGAGTTGGTGGCAGCTGCTACAGCCCAGTCACTTGGCTCCCACTGGGTCAACTATGAGCCCTGGCTCCTCTCTGACCCCAGCTTCTGACTTCTAGTTTCCAGCCCTTTTTAGTCTATGacacctctcttcctctctgtagtGCCTCATTTCTTGATTTCTGTCCCTCTGTGGACAATGGTACTTGCTGGACTTTGCCTCCATGTCTTCGATCTGTCCAGGCTGAATCTTTGACCTGTACCTTGGCTGATTTTTGCTTTCTTCAAGTCAGGGCTTTTCTGTATCCCTGAGTTCCTTTTAATTTATCATCCCGCTGGATTCTCCAACCAGATAAAACTCGACTTCTGTCCCATCTATCCATGTTCCTTGAAGGTCACCCTTGAGTCCAgatcattttccttctttcagaTGGTGCTGTGGACTCATACCTGGAAGCAGAGGTAGAGAGCATATAGGGAGGGACTGATTCTGCCAGTAGCCTCTGGACTCTTATCAAAATGCCTCCTCCTCATGAGCTGACTGGAAGGAAGAAGCATACTCGGCATGGTACAGAAGTGGACACAGGGTCATGTGGCCAGCCCCCTCTGTGCCCTGACAGTCCCAGTAGCCTAGGAACAAGCCTTGCACTATTCCCTCCATCTATCTGCTCAGCCTGACCTGTTACTACTCCAGTCTCACTAGTTCTGCTTTGGGGACACAGCTTCGTCCCCTCCTGCCCACTGCCACTCAGCCTCCACTCTGGAGAGGCAAGGATGGCCCAGCAAGTGAGTGAGAAAGAGAAGTGGGGAGAGAGGACCTGTTTTCAAGCAGGCCAGTCATGTAGTCTTTCCATGAATGCTGCTTTGTGGTTGTGAGCAAAGGCTTTGCCGAGGCTATACCTGTGATGGTAGGGAAGCTGCGCCATCTCCTTCCCCCGACTATCAAGTAGACACCCTCACAAGGACAGGCTCACATGCTTGCAGGCATGCTAGGATGTCTTTGTCTGCTTAGTGTAGTAGGTGATGGTTCCGATTGGAGATGCCTGTGTAAATCTTTAGATTTTTGCCAactattattgttttaaattattttaagtaaagTTATGAATAAAAAACAGGAGTTGTGGTACTCAGCACATGGACAGCTGCCATTCTTAGGATTATTATTCTTTGGCTTGGATAGGAGTTGAGAGCAATGATagaaagggccacagcattagcaTCAACTACCCTGACCTTTTGTCCATGGGTTTGTGTCCTGGTTTCTTCTCAGAGGTTCAGGTAGGGGGGGTTGTTTTGGAGGGGGAggtgtttgattgtattttcttgaCTGCTGGGGAATAGAAGGGGAAAGTATAAAGTGGAAGTGGGTGTAAACATTCCTCTGTCCTCTATCCACACCATTAGCTTTTCCTGCTCTTTGACATACCAGGCTCCCTATTCAGTGAGGAGACACAGAGGAAAACCAAGTCATGCTCAGTGGAGCCATGCTTCTCAGTGGGGGTGGACTCAGAGCTGCAGACTTCCCAAGCTGATTGAGCTTACTTTGAGCTAAGACAGGTCCCAAGAGTGGACCTTCTGGCCGCTCGATCTCTGGGTCCTTGTCTCAGCTCTGCTCCGACTCCATCATGCTCAAGGATGTCTCCAACCACAAGCTGGTCCATGGTTTCTCTCTCATGGCTTCCTAGGCTTGCAAGGAGGTCTGCTGCACATGCCGTTGTAGCTGCTCATCGTCTCTCTAAGAGAAAGAGCCCACAAACCAGCCTGGGAAATGGGCCCAAAACCAATCAGAAATTCCTGCAAGTCTTTTAGTCTTTCCCCTGTAGGCAGGAAACTGGAAGTGGCCTagtcagattttttattttagaaggagTGTGCTGAAGGCTAGTGTAGTGAATGACTTGGGTAATAGCTCACTGGgttaagagaaggaagaggaggaggaggaagaagaagaggaagaggaagaggaagaagaagaagaagaagaagaagaagaagaagaagaagaagaagaagagagagagagagagagagagagagagagagagagagagagagagagagagagagagagagagagagagagagagagagagagagagggcagaaatGTGCTGCATGTCTGAGGTAGACATGGGCGGGGTGTTAAAGGGTGAGGGGACAGATGGATGGAAGATGTGTCTGGTGGCAGCAGCAATGAAACCTGGGGACCAGTGAGATGTAGGAGATGAAGCTACAGCCGAGGGGTTTCTCTGAGTTTCTGAATGCCCTCAGTGGATTATTCTCACAGATTCCATCAGTTTCTAtctgtatatgatgtgtgtaagtacttacatgtgtgtatgtgtgtgtgcgcatgtgcatatgtacagaTAAGTAAACTAAAACCAATAGAAGTTTCTTTGCCTTTGTGATTTGCCTTTTCCTCCCTAAAAATCAAGGGCAGAATGCATTTCAGGCACCTGAGGACTCACAGTAGCTGAGTTCCCATCAGCCATAGTGTTGCTGTAGATAGGAATATTGTGTCCTATCTGTCCATATTGTGATGGACACCTATGCTTTTCCTTGTCACTTTTCACATGGGATGCCCACTTCCCAAGGCTTAAGAGTCAGGGAGCTTTTCCTAAGAACTTTGCTCTTTTCAAGAGAGTTGCGGATGAGTAGGACCCACAGTCTCAGAAGCCAGAGTCTCTGGCCCTAAGTCTTGACTCTACAACAGGACTTTTCTTGTGTTGTGGGTGTGTAGACAGCTCACTCCACTCACAGCCTATGCCCACAGATCAGCCAGGTGTAGCACTCCCAGACACCAGGTCCTTGAGGCAaatctcattctctggcttttgTGTAAAAAATTGACAAGTGGGAAATAGAAGTATATTTTCCAGCTCTGGGCCCCAAGGTAGGATATTCTAACATCTGTTGGCCACTTCTCAATGGGAAGAATATGGGTTGCAAACGAGATAATTTTATCCCTATTTTACAACCAGGAAAACTGAGTCCTGGAGAGATTAACTAAGAGTCAAAGTCATGTAGCAGTAAAGTCAGAGACAGGATTCAAGCAAACCAAAAAGCTGTCTGAGACACACTCCTCCTACCCCTCACATGGCTTTTCCCTTTAAGGCTTTCATGGCTGAAGCAAGCACCATTATCCTTTGAGAAGAGCAGGAAGCTGTGAtacacacttgggaggcagtgtgGCCTACagagcctctttaatgaaaagtgGGGATTTAATTAATCAAATGTCTGACTTGAAGCTACCTGACAGTGTTGGATAAAGtctataaaagtcttggaaaggtgcCCAGCATTTAGGGAGGCCAAACTGTGTGAGATGCTGAGTGCTGACACTGAGTACTTCTCTAGGGGACTGTGTATGGACACACGATGAAGACTCAGCTAAGATGCCCTAAGCAAGCAGGCTGAAGCCAGATACATCGGTGGCAGAAGTGACACAGACAGAATCAACACTGCTCTGTTCTCAAGCATCAACAATGCAGATGACACTCCTTTGTACAAGTGTTCTTTCCCTGCTcacatagggaaactgaggctcaagggTGTTAGACTCAGAAGCAGCTGAGTTAGCAAGTTAGCTTTTGGAAGGAGAAGACACAAGGCTAGACGTCTAGAAGAGAGGTATCCTGGTGGCAGAGTGATTTCACAGGTTACTTTGCATAGCTTAAATGAGCCAAACTTTGTGTACCAAAACCCTTCAGAAATGCAGCTAGCATATACTGAGCATATGACATAGGTTAGACTTCCTTCAGGGTGATTTTCATGTTAAACACCTCAATTTTCTTCTTATGTGTCACAAGGATGTGTTTATTCCAATTTTATATTTCTAGAAGCTGTCTTAAAGGTCTGGGGAAAGAGCAAACAGTTCACTCAAGCATCCACTCAGGACTGGGAAGTAAGTGTTCTTCCAATGTGGCTTGTGATATAAACAGTTAgagccatcctggtctatgtaCCCACTGAGGTTAAAATTGAAGTGGAAAAAGAAATTAATGCCATTGAAATGTCTAAAtggagtctctctctgtcttgatcatttgaattgtaaattttcatggagtttaaaatattttatttctactttttatgtatttgtgttttgcctgaatgtgtgtatgtatatcatgtgtgtgcctggtacccacagaggccagagatcttctggaagtggagttgcagatggttataAGCTACTGTGTGTGCGCTGGAGATCCATCTCTCTGAAAGAGCATTGACTACTCctaactgttgaaccatctccCAGATCCTGCGTGGAGTTTTTATATCAACATTTACCTTTACCTGGCTGTCTGAAGGAAACTTAAATGCCTTAATAGGGGAAAGACTCTGGTAAGGAAAGTTAGGTATCATGTTCATTTCATAGTAGAGGAAACTGCTCTGCGAAGTCATCTTCTGTTGGTTTAGGGGTAAACCAGCATTGCACTTGAATCTCTGTTCTCTATAAACTTCCTGGGAGTGGTTCCAGAGGACAGCATCAGGCAAAGCAGACAGTCCTGTTGAGAGGGATATAATGGAGTTTCATAAAATTTGTACAATGACCACTACCTAACCCCAACTTTGGACATGCCTTAGCCAATCCCCTGTGTGAATTGGTGCCTGTCCTTTTTCATTAAGAGTAGAGTGTAATGCAAGGTCCCAACCAGACCTTTGTGACAGAATTCATCCTTCTGGGCTTCTCCCTGAGCCCCAAGACCACACCTCTTCTCTTCTCAGCCTTTCTGATGATTTACCTGTTGATAATTCTGGGTAATGGTTTGATCTTCATCCTCATCTGCTTGGACTCACGCCTCCATACTCCCATGTATTTCTTCATTGGTGTCCTTTCCATGTTGGACTTAGGCTATACCACCACAACTGTGCCCCAGATGTTGGCACATCTGGCCAGCCAGAAGAAGACAATCTCTTATTCCAATTGTGTGGctcaaatgttcattttcttgGTGCTGGGTGTCACAGAGTCTTGGCTTTTTGCCATTATGTCTATAGACAGGTATGTAGCCATCTGCCACCCACTCAGGTACAAGGTCATCATGAGCCCATGTCTATGTGGGGTAATGGCCATTTTCTGTGGACTCTGTGGTGTCACTGCTGCTCTTATCTATACCATCTTTGCCATGCGCCTCCCCTACTGTGGCCCCAACAAGATCAACCATTTCTTCTGTGAAGTCCCTGCAGTTTTAAAGCTGGCTTGTGCAGATACCTCAGTCAATGACCATGTAGACTTCATCCTTGGGTTTAGTGTCATACTTATCCCCCTGTCCCTTATCCTTGTCATCTATGTAAACATCTTTACTTCCATTTTGAAGATCCGTTCAGCACAGGGGCGACTGAAAGCCTTCTCTACCTGTGCCTCCCACATCACTGTGGTCACTATGTTCTGTGTGCCAGCCATGGTGATGTACATGAAGCCTGGTTCTAAAGCCTCCCCAGAAGAGGACAAGAAGCTTGCCCTATTCTACAATGTCATCTCTGCTTTCCTCAACCCTGTCATCTATAGTCTTCGGAACAAGGATGTGAAGAGGGCTTTCCTCAAGGTAACAGGCTGGGGTAGACACCCAGAATGAGTCCCTAGGACATGGAAGCAACTCATCCTAGATTATCTTTGTCTAAGAGCTGATTCACATGATAGCAGCACCCATGCACACTCCCCCATCTATCTACCTCTAATTTTAGCTCTTTACATGTCCTTGGCTGGTGGAACAGGGCATTGTGAATTGTCTCTCCTGTACATCAGTCCTCTTCTATCCTTTGTTCTATAGGGCCTAGGTGCTTTATACAACAGGAGATGTCTAAACCATTTAAATCTTTTactaaaataaaggaaatgttcTTGGAAGGATGCTGCCCTATGACAGTATACTGAGAAAGGCTCACTGCCATGTGGAAACCATATTCATAGACCGTGTGAGCTGGATTCAGGGCAGGGACATGGACTTTGAAGAATTCCTGGCCAAAGAGGAGGAATGAGCTGAAACTCATTCGCTGCAAGCTGGTGACAACCCAGTGCAATCTGATCCTGCGACCTACACAAACTCATTTCAGGCCGCCATCTCACCCTCCTTCATGTTAAATAAACTTGACTTTGTTATATCTCGAATATAAAATGCTCACCACAGGTTCATGTACAACTAACAGATAGACTTTGGGACTCTGATATAATTAATGGATTAACCACTTGATGGATTCATGATATGCTGGTATTGCTGGGAGGTGAGAAAATGTAGATGTAGGTTGTAGGAGGTGAAAGTAGACCACAGGGACATGTCTTTGGAATCTAAATCATGCCATGGGCtctttctctattcttttttttctgctcCCTGCCTCTAATGAGTTGAGCAGACTTTTCACAAGCCCCCAAAGAGCTGATCATGAGCCGTACCACCATACTGTACTTTCCTCCCACGAGAAACAcaggcttggtggtgcatgcctttaataccggCACCCAGAAAAATGTTTAAGTTATGTATTAGTTCTTCCATTAAGTTCCATGcttccagaaataagactcagtctcaaaaattTTTTACAAATACCTAGGCCATTATATCTAGGCTCTACTCTGACTAGAATAATAACTTAAGATATCCTATTTATTTTAACAcacattctgccacatggctgcttGCCTATGCTCAGGTGCCATGACTCTATCTCCTTACATATTCTCAGGCTGATTTCCCATTTGactctctcccagaatcctttctgcctcccagatgtgcCTCCtgtatttcctgcctaagccataggccataggcttttcaaatgacaggtgatgcatccatacaatacaccaGATTGTATGGATGCATCTCTGCAGACatccaaggctatacagaaaaaccatgtcttaaaaaataaacatcatcagcagcaacaacaacaaaagcaagtaGCCCAACATTTTAGCTCTCAACTGTGTATCAAGTTCCATGAAGCAAGGACAATGGTAGTCTGGGTTATTCTGCATCCTTAGGGTCTAGCATCATGCTTCATGCTTATTACCTTCAATGAAGATGTTGTGGGTCCAAGAATAAATATCCCACAGTGGAAAGTTGATGAATTAGAAGTAACAAACTTTGTGAATCACTTTAAAagactgttatatatatatatcaatttaataaaatatagatcaatggaaaatgtaaaaatatttatagtgAACCTTTATAATGTTCATAAACTTGGGTTTTGCAATTTCAGCTGTAGGACTCTATTCTacaggaaaaataataaatgtataccAAGTTTTATATACAAGGTATTTATTgcataattattataaataaccACCAAAATGACATCCCAACCTAATTAAATACTGTGCAAACAGTATTGTATATTATGTCCGAGGTGGGATTAAACATCACTGGAATGTgggtctgaagagatggttcagcatttCAGTTGCTGCACTTGTAGAGGAtttgtgttcagttcccagcactcacatggtggctcacaagagtccagttccaagggatctgaacCCTCTTCTAGTTTCTATCAGACACATATGCAGTGCACTTACATGCACATAGACAAAACTCATCTATATGGTGGTGGATACTGTGGGAAGTGGGGCCTGCTTGGAGGATGTGGGTTCCAGGGCATGCCTTTGAAGATGTATCTTGCCTGGACCATTCCTGTctccccctctctgcttcctggctaccCCAAGGTGAGAAGTTTTGCTTCAACACACACTGTCTGTCATGATGTTCAGCCTCACCTGAGGACCAAGTGACCATGGACTAAAACCTTTGAAAATGTGAGTCAACAACTTTGAAACTGTgaatcctctctcctctctttgcttTCCCTGGTTAGTCGATACCCCAATGGAGCATCACTAAAGCACATACACAGCCTGAGGGAGGAGAATGCAAATGATGCCTGCTAGTGACGTCATCCGGGTCTTCGGGCGGTATGGGAGGGGACCTTAATCAAAAAGATGGAGTAGAGTGACCTGGGCCCGCAGAAATGCCTCTGCACAAAGAAACTCTGAATAAGAAAAGCTCTGACATCACAACCCCTTGAGGAAAGTTTAAAAAGTGGCCAAGGTGGTGTGTA is a window encoding:
- the LOC127680064 gene encoding olfactory receptor 13-like, encoding MQGPNQTFVTEFILLGFSLSPKTTPLLFSAFLMIYLLIILGNGLIFILICLDSRLHTPMYFFIGVLSMLDLGYTTTTVPQMLAHLASQKKTISYSNCVAQMFIFLVLGVTESWLFAIMSIDRYVAICHPLRYKVIMSPCLCGVMAIFCGLCGVTAALIYTIFAMRLPYCGPNKINHFFCEVPAVLKLACADTSVNDHVDFILGFSVILIPLSLILVIYVNIFTSILKIRSAQGRLKAFSTCASHITVVTMFCVPAMVMYMKPGSKASPEEDKKLALFYNVISAFLNPVIYSLRNKDVKRAFLKVTGWGRHPE